Below is a genomic region from Prolixibacteraceae bacterium.
AAATTGAAATCACTAATAAAAATCCTAAAATCCATGGTGTAACTTCTTCTAAAGTAATAGGTGCTTCATATGGCTTTTTAATATCAACAATACCGTCTTGCTTCTTCAGCTTCATCGAGTGAACTTGAAGCATCACAGATGGTGTAAGAAGTGTATCTGTAACATTCCCTTTTTGTAGTAGAATAGGATATCTTGGAATCTTATATTGTCCTGAATCAAAAGATGTGATAAGGTATGTTGCACGAAGAATCGTTTTGTCATCTTGTTGAAGCGTATCCATTTTAGGGCCATCCAAAATTTCCACTTTAGACATGATCGTATCCGTGAAGTTAGGAAAAACAAATGTAGTACCTTCCTTTTGATCAATATCATAAGTTAGATGTATTTGATCTCCTAACAGAATGTTCGTACTATCAATTTTAGCACGAATATTGTTGGGGGTCTGTGCTTTTACACTCCATGAAGTGAAGAGTAAAAGTACGAGTGTCCATATTTTAGTATTTATATTCTTCATAGATTTCCAAAATCTAAATGTAAACTGTTTGCTCTATTACTTTTGTATCACAATCCTGTGATTATGCTCTCTTTCGAAATAGTGAAATTAAGGCTTTTACAAAATCTTCTTCTGTGTCAATTGCTACAGAGTCGATTCCAGATTTTGCGAACATCTGATCTGTGCGAAAAGAGTGCTCTTTCCACATCTGTTTATAATAATCACGTGTTCTGCGACTTGAAGTGTCTGCAAAGACGTATTCTCCAGTCTCTACATCTTTAAACTTAACAAAACCCATCGATGGTAGTTCTGTTTCCCTCTTGTCATAGATACGTAATGCTGCGATATCGTGTTTCTTGTTAGCGATCATCAACGCTTTCTCTAATGATTTGTTATCATCAATGAAGTCCGAAATGATAAAGGCACTACATCGTCGTTTGATGACATTGCTTAAATACTGTACTGCCAAACTAATATCAGTCTTTTCACTTTCAGGTTCAAAGTCTATCAACTCTCTAATGATACGTAAAGTGTGACTTTTACCTTTTTGTGGGGGTATAAATTTTTCGATCTTATCCGAAAAGAAAATCACACCCATTTTATCATTGTTGGCAATTGCTGAAAAAGAAAGAACGGCTGCAACTTCTGTCATAACATTCTTCTTCCACTTCTCTAGCGTTCCAAAATTACGAGACCCACTGACATCAATTAACAGCATCACTGTGAGTTCCCTCTCTTCTTCAAAAATCTTAATAAATGGCTTGTTATACCTTGCTGTTACATTCCAGTCAATGCTTCTAACATCGTCTCCGAATTGATATTCTCGCACCTCACTAAAAGCCATACCTCGACCTTTAAATGCGCTATGATATTCCCCAGCAAAGATGTTTTTTGAAAGCCCTCTAGATTTTATCTCTATCTTACGTACTTTTTTTAGTAGCTCGCTAGTCTCCATATTTACGTATCATTATCTTTAAAACCCTCTTTTATTTAAATGTCTTTCTCCAAATATAAGGGTGAGTGACAATTGCT
It encodes:
- a CDS encoding DUF58 domain-containing protein; this translates as METSELLKKVRKIEIKSRGLSKNIFAGEYHSAFKGRGMAFSEVREYQFGDDVRSIDWNVTARYNKPFIKIFEEERELTVMLLIDVSGSRNFGTLEKWKKNVMTEVAAVLSFSAIANNDKMGVIFFSDKIEKFIPPQKGKSHTLRIIRELIDFEPESEKTDISLAVQYLSNVIKRRCSAFIISDFIDDNKSLEKALMIANKKHDIAALRIYDKRETELPSMGFVKFKDVETGEYVFADTSSRRTRDYYKQMWKEHSFRTDQMFAKSGIDSVAIDTEEDFVKALISLFRKRA